TGTCTTCAGCGGCACAATCTCGATCACCACTGGCTTATCATAAATACCAGAGGCCTGCAGTTTCTGTTTCGCAGCTTCAGCGAGCCGCTGCTGCTCGGGGTTGTGATAGAAAATCGCCGGGCGGTACTGCTTGCCCCGGTCAACAAACTGGCCATTGGCATCGGTCGGGTCCATGATCCGCCATAGTCCCTGTAACAAGCCTTCATAGGTTATTTTTTCCGGATCGTAATACACCTGTACCGCCTCGGTGTGACCGGTACGACCGGAAGATACCTGCTTATAGGTTGGGCTGGCCTCGTCACCGCCGGCGTAACCGGAAACTGCCTCCACCACGCCCGGGATTTTTTCGTATCCGGCTTCAACACACCAGAAGCAGCCTCCGGCAAAGGTCGCGACCGCCAGTTCCGGATTGTCCGGTGCGAACTGTGTGTTTTTCCCCTGGTCTTTATCCGCGGTGGCATAGGCCGCATAAAATACAGCAGTGGCGGCCAGCGCCAATACTGCGATTATAGCCATGATCTTGCGTTTCATAAGAGAGCTCCTGTGAATGATTCCATGCTATGAGGGTATCGTCATGGGTTCACGAAAACGTCTGGGAATTCTTACGAATCTATAACGGTGCGAGGTTCATCAGATAGCCACTAATGGCTGACCGTCGCCACTGGCAGCCAGAGCTGGAATTCCGCTCCCTTCGCCGTTCCATTCTGTGCTGCCAACCGACCTTGCTGCAGCTCGGCCATGCGCTGGGCAATGGCCAGGCCAAGACCCGCGTGCCCGGTGCGCGAGGAACCGGAAGCCTGGTAGAAAGGCTCGAACAGGTGGTCGATATCCTCTGGGGCAATGCCTGGCCCTGCGTCAGCCACCGTAACCCGGGCCGAACTGCCAGTGTCGTGAATACCAAGCGTGACATCACTGTCCTCTGAGGAATGGGCAATGGCATTACTGATCAGGTTGTCCAGAATGCGCTCGGTCATGGCAATGTCTGCACGCACCATTACCGGCGCCGCGACGGCAATGCGCAATCCGACACTGGCACGCTCTGCCTCGGGCTGGTGTTTCTGAACAACGTCATGCACCAGCTCGGCAATCATGAAGGGTTCGGGTGACGGTTGTTTCTCGCGAGCCTCCAGCGCGGCCAGCTCAAACAGTTCATCCAACAGTCGCCCAAGGCGGTGAGTCTCGGCCAGCGCCACGTCCAGGAAGCGCCTGCGCTCGGTCAGACTGAGAGACTCCTGCTTGATTTTCAAGGCTTCCAGGTAGCCCTGGATTGAGGCAAGAGGCGTGCGCAGGTCATGGGACACCTGGGCAACCAGTTGGCGCCGCTGGTGGTCTTTATCTTTGAGTAGCTCCAACTGGGCCTCAATACGACAGGCCATCTGATCAAACCGGGCGCCCAGGTAATCGATGTCATCCCCTTGCGACAAGGTCCGTTCATTACCGACTGCCGCCGGGGCGTCACCAGCTTCAAAACGTTCCACCCTGTCCGTCAGCCGCGATAGTCTGCGGGTCAACAGATGGAAGAACAGCAGTCCTGCCAACAAGCCGACAAAAAGGCTGACAGCCAGGGCCCCCGCGCCCATCTGCAATAGCCGGTCACTGTGGACCATGCTCTCGGCCATATCGTATTCCTCGCCCCGCAACACCACATACAGGTACCCGGTGGGGTTCGCCTCGGAGGGCACAGGCGTGACCGAAAACACCTTACGCCGGTCATGGCTCCGGGGATCGTCTCCCGGTAGCGGGAACGCAGCTGGATCCGCAAGCAACGTTCTGATGGGCTCAAGTGAGACCCGGTTGCGTTTGATCTTGTCCGGATCCGCAGAGTAGGAAAGGATGCGCCCCTCACGATCCAGCAGGTAGATCTCAATACTGGGGTTGATGGTCATGTACAGTTCGAAAAGCTGCTTCAGGGCATCCCGGTTCAGCCGGCCATCGGTCACCAGGTTACGGTCGGATACCAGATTTCGGGCGAGGTCCCGGTTGAGTTCCTGGTTAACGGCAGCGGTGTATTCCCGCACCGAATACAGGCTGAGTACGGTGAAGAGCGCGCCCACGATCACCAGCAGCAGGAACAGACCCAGCGCCAGCCGGGCATAGAGGGTTCGAAACAACGACAGCGCCATGGGTCAGTCCATAAACCGGTAGCCCACACCCCACACAGTCTGAACATAGCGGGGCTCGGCCGGGTCCGCCTCAATCTTGTTGCGGAGCCGGTTGATGTGAGTGTTCACGGTGTGTTCGTAGCCTTCGTGGTTGTAGCCCCAGACCGAATCCAGCAACTGGGCCCGGCTGAAGACGCGACCGCGATGGCGGGCGAAGTGCCAGAGCAGGTCAAATTCCCGGGCGGTCAGATCCACTTCGCGTTCATCAACAAACACCCGGCGCCGAACCGGGTCTATCCGCAATCCGTCCACTTCCAGCAGGCCGGCCTCTGCCTCCGTTTCCTCACGGGCAGACAAGGCATCCACCCGGCGGAACAGGGCCTTGATGCGGGCGGCCAGTTCCGCCACGCTGAACGGCTTGGTAAGGTAGTCGTCGGCACCCATTTCCAGTCCCAGCACCCGATCCAGCTCGGTGCTCTTGGCGGTCAGCATCAGTACCGGAACATAGCCCGGGCTGGACCGGATCTCGCGACAGACCGCAAGACCGTCCATGCCCGGAAGCATCAGATCCAGGATCACAAGATCCACGCCATCCTGGCGAAAACGCTCAAGGCCGCTGTCCCCGCGATCGATAAGAATCGCCTGCATTCCCAGGTCGGTGACCTGCATACGCACCAGCTCGCCTATCCCGGGATTGTCCTCAATGATCAGTACGGTTCGTGTCATGGGTTCCTGGCTCTGATCCCGTGTCTGGCACCAACGATTCTGTGGTGTCTACTGCATGCTGTCCTTGTCGTCCATGGTGTCATCGTCCATGGACATGTCGGCTTTCTTCATGGTGTCCTTCTTCATCTCGTCCATGCCCTTGGCATCCATGGATTCGTCTTTCATACCGTGCCCCATGTCGTCGGCCATGTCATCCTTTTCCATGCCATGGTCGGACATTCCCGGTTCCATAGTGTCGTCCTTCATCATGCCACCCTCGTCCTTCATGTCGGCTGCGGCGGCAAACATCGGCGCCAGACTCAGACTGGCGATGGCAAGCATTCGGGTCAGGTTTTTCATTGTGATCTCTCCGTGTTGTTCGTTAGGGTTGCGCCGGCACTGCACGCCGACAACACAGCCAGCATGGCAGCATGGGCTAACGGACGGATCACGACCCGGTAAAGAGTGTATAGCGGAAATATCACAAAACCATCACGCCCGCGCGGGGAGCAGCGGGCGCATCCGGGCTGGCGCCCGGCCGGTACTAGGCCAGAAAACCGGTGAGCCGTTCCCGGACGATGGCCCGGGCATCTGCCATGATCCGGCTGATCAGCTCCTCACAACTGGGGATATCGTGAATCAGGCCAGCCACCATGCCGCAACTCCAGGCAGCCTCGTCCATCTTGCCCTCCTGCAACACCAGCCGGCCTTTGACGCCAGTCACCAGGTGCCGGATATCATCAATGGTCTCGGCCTCGCCCCTCTCCCGTTCAATCCGGACAATTTCCTCCACCGCAGCGTTGTTCATAACGCGCTCGGTATTGCGCAGGTTACGCATGATCAACCGGGTCTGGAGTTCATCGGCTTCCAGAATCGCCTGTTTTACATTGTCGTGAATCGGCGCGTCTTTGGTCGCCAGGAAGCGGGTCCCCATATTCATACCCTCGGCACCGAGGGCCATGGCTGCCACCAGGCTCCGGCCATCGGCCATGCCACCGGAGGCAACAAACGGAATGGTCAATTCTTCCGCCGCCCGGGGCAGCAGGATAAAATTGGGGATATCGTCCTCCCCCGGATGGCCGCCGCACTCAAAACCATCCACACTGGCGGCATCACAGCCAATCTTTTCAGCTTTCAGGGCATGACGGACCGAGGTGCATTTGTGGATCACCTTGATGCCTGCAGCCTTGAGCTGGGGCATATACTGCTCCGGACTCCGGCCTGCGGTTTCCACCGCTTTCACCCCGCCTTCTATAATCGCGTCGATATACTCCGGATAAGGCGGTGCCTTGAACGAGGGCAGGAACGTGAGATT
This Marinobacter salinus DNA region includes the following protein-coding sequences:
- a CDS encoding response regulator transcription factor, with product MTRTVLIIEDNPGIGELVRMQVTDLGMQAILIDRGDSGLERFRQDGVDLVILDLMLPGMDGLAVCREIRSSPGYVPVLMLTAKSTELDRVLGLEMGADDYLTKPFSVAELAARIKALFRRVDALSAREETEAEAGLLEVDGLRIDPVRRRVFVDEREVDLTAREFDLLWHFARHRGRVFSRAQLLDSVWGYNHEGYEHTVNTHINRLRNKIEADPAEPRYVQTVWGVGYRFMD
- a CDS encoding sensor histidine kinase — translated: MALSLFRTLYARLALGLFLLLVIVGALFTVLSLYSVREYTAAVNQELNRDLARNLVSDRNLVTDGRLNRDALKQLFELYMTINPSIEIYLLDREGRILSYSADPDKIKRNRVSLEPIRTLLADPAAFPLPGDDPRSHDRRKVFSVTPVPSEANPTGYLYVVLRGEEYDMAESMVHSDRLLQMGAGALAVSLFVGLLAGLLFFHLLTRRLSRLTDRVERFEAGDAPAAVGNERTLSQGDDIDYLGARFDQMACRIEAQLELLKDKDHQRRQLVAQVSHDLRTPLASIQGYLEALKIKQESLSLTERRRFLDVALAETHRLGRLLDELFELAALEAREKQPSPEPFMIAELVHDVVQKHQPEAERASVGLRIAVAAPVMVRADIAMTERILDNLISNAIAHSSEDSDVTLGIHDTGSSARVTVADAGPGIAPEDIDHLFEPFYQASGSSRTGHAGLGLAIAQRMAELQQGRLAAQNGTAKGAEFQLWLPVATVSH
- a CDS encoding NAD(P)H-dependent flavin oxidoreductase, giving the protein MKTRITELFGIRYPIIQGGMHHVGYAELASAVSNAGGLGIITGLTQPTPEDLAREIARCHDMTDQPFGVNLTFLPSFKAPPYPEYIDAIIEGGVKAVETAGRSPEQYMPQLKAAGIKVIHKCTSVRHALKAEKIGCDAASVDGFECGGHPGEDDIPNFILLPRAAEELTIPFVASGGMADGRSLVAAMALGAEGMNMGTRFLATKDAPIHDNVKQAILEADELQTRLIMRNLRNTERVMNNAAVEEIVRIERERGEAETIDDIRHLVTGVKGRLVLQEGKMDEAAWSCGMVAGLIHDIPSCEELISRIMADARAIVRERLTGFLA